The Candidatus Acidiferrales bacterium DNA segment TCGAACGGGTTTTGGCCAAGCACTATACCATACCTGAGGGCTTACAATTGCGGCAGGAGCTCATCGCTAGTGCAATTGAGAATGCTCGGACGCTGTGTTAAGCTTTGCCGTTTCGAGCATGACGATCAAGCCTGTAGATATCACCCTTGCCCACTCACCTGATTCTGACGATGCGTTTATGTTTTACGCGCTCGCGACGAAGAAGGTGGGCAGCCCGGGCATCCGCTTTCATCACAAGCTCGAAAACATCCAGAGTCTCAATGAGAAGGCCCGAGCGGAGACCTACGACGTGACCGCTCTGAGCTTTCACGCCTATGCCTACGTGGCCGACCGCTATGCCCTG contains these protein-coding regions:
- a CDS encoding MqnA/MqnD/SBP family protein, whose protein sequence is MTIKPVDITLAHSPDSDDAFMFYALATKKVGSPGIRFHHKLENIQSLNEKARAETYDVTALSFHAYAYVADRYAL